The Filimonas lacunae genomic sequence GAAAATAATCATAAAATGGAAATGTACGGGCCTGATTCTAAAACAGGCAAGGAGTATAAAACCATGGAGATTGTGTTAACCAAAAAGAAATAACAAAACAAGGCTGTGCAGGGAGTGGCCGGCCAAGTGAAAATGCCCCTGACAGGTTGCACGCCTGTCAGGGGCATTTTCTATTAACCCAATAATTGTGTTATCCGGTTGCCAATGCCTTCGCCCTTCATTTCTTCTTCTACTTTTGCAAACTGGCCTTTGCTTACACTCTGTTTAATTACGCCACCTTTTAAATGGTGCAGATAGTCGCACGACTCGTTAAACATAGAAAAAATGTGTGAGCTCATAATCACAATTTTGTTTAACTGTTTTAAGCGCTCTATAATTTCACGGATAATAATGTTGCTGTGAATATCAACTCCGTTAAAAGGCTCGTCCAGTATAAACAGTTCGTTTTGCTGTAGCAGCAGTCCGGTCAACGCCAGTTTCTTTTGCATGCCGGTAGAATAGTTTTCGGCATATTCCTGCAAAGGCAGATCGAACAGGTTGCTTTCATTGATGTTTTTATCAACGCCCCTTGCATTGCTTACCAGTTTCAGGTATTCATAGCCGGTTAAGCGGCTCATGAAAAAAGGCGTTGCGGGTAAAAAGCCGGTTACGTTTTTAAGCACACCACCATCGTACTGCACTTGCCCCTCGTAGGTTTCCAACGCTGCAATACATTTAAACAGGGTGGTTTTACCGGCTCCGTTTTCGCCTGCAATGCCATTTACCTCGCCCCGTTTAAAGGTGAGGTTGATATTTTGTAACACAGCGTGCTTGCCGTATGATTTGGATAAAGACTGAACCTGTATCATGAAAGATAGGGTGTTAGTTGTTGAACAGATTTTTTAAACAGATAAGGAGTCAGCACCAATACTGCCGGGGGAAACACAACACCCGCTACCAGGCAAATGATCACGGGCAGGCCAGGAACTTGTGGATAGCTGCTGTATTTACCAGCAACCGTAAGCGATATTACTGCAAAGCCTGCCAGCATTATGAATGGAACTATATACCATGGCAAGGGGCTTATTATACTGATGGCCAGTGCCGGTATAAAGGTGAGTAAAAAGCTTTGCCAGATAGCGGTTTTTATCTTTTGCAACAGAAACGCACGTGGTGTTAATGCGTATACCCAAACGTACAGTTCCGGTTCGGGAATGCTGTAAAAATTAATACAGGTTAAAAATATTCCCGCCAGTGCAAACAGGCTCAGGTTGCCATTTTGCACGCACAGGCCAATACCAGACAACGCATATAGCGCTAGTATCAGGCCATATGATTTTCTAAAACCGGTGGTAAACTCAAAAGGCCGGGCCGAGAAAGGGGAGGGGATAACCAAACCTGACTTATCGGCTTTGTTATACAGGGATAGCGCTGCGCTTAGCACTAATGCAATAGCAGCAGGTATATAGTATTGCCTGATAAGTAATAGTATTACAAAGGGCAATGCTACCAGCAGGTTCTCTGTTAACCTTACACGCGGGTATAGCCTGGTGTTGAACAATTGCTGTAAAAAATCATTACGTGTGCTGTTGCCTAATGGATATACCAGTAATGCAGGTATAGCGGCATAGGCATAAGAGACATAGGGCGAGCTTTTAAACAGCATCCAGGATAATACAGGAAACAGGCAAACAATCAGGGCTACCCCCAGGTAAGGAGGTAGTCCGAATGCTTTTAGTCCCCGTATGGTTCTTAGCCATTGTAGGGTGAAATATGTTTTCATGAAACTGCGTCTTTGCCAATCACGGTCCAGTCGTTATTGCCGTGGCCACGGGCGATGAATTGATCCATTAAAGCGGCTACTGCGGGTATCACAGTGAGGTTTACGCCACCTTGCTGTGCAGCATCAAGAAATAACTGTGTGTCTTTGCGGGCCATATTCAGTTCCCAGGAAGGTGTATCGTACTTGCCGCCACCCATTCTTTGTAAACGGGCCGGAAGCAATGCGCCGGGGTTCCAGTTATCAAATAAAGTAGCTACTTCGCTGAGGGAAACACCCATGCTTTTAGCCAGGGTTAAAGTGTCGGCCAGGCCGCCCGTAAGTGTTACCAGGAAAGCGTTGCCTGTTAATTTCATCCCTGCTGCCTTACCTTCTTCGGGGCCAAAGTTCAAAACCTTGCCCGTCATGCCAGCCAGCGTAGACTCCCATTGCTGTATCACCTCCTGGTTGCCCGAAACCAGCATAAAGCCGGTACCTTCCAGTGCGTTAGCAGGGCCCATAAACACCGGAACATGCAAATAGGTGAAGCCCTGCTGTTGCCAATGTTGTGTTCTTTCCACGGCACCTTCTATAGAGGTAGTGGTATGGTCAATGATAACAGCTCCCGGTTGTAAACCAGGAAGGGCCTGAGCCAATACCTCGTTCACCGATGCGTCGTCTTTTAAAGTGATATGTATTCTGGCTGCGCCTTTTACGGCATCCGCAGCATTTTCAAATGCTTTAGCGCCATCTGCTTCCAGCGCAGTAGCTTTGGCGGCAGTGCGGTTCCATACCTGTACTTCATTTCCTTTCTTTATCAGCGCCCTTACAAAATTGCCACCCAGCAATCCTGTACCTAAAAATGCTATCATGGTTATACCTTTTGCATAAAGGTACAGGAAAAGGAAAAAAGCTATTTATTTGGTTACCAGCGCGCTTTTGCCTGCGTAGTCAAATACCAGCTGGCAAAACACCTGGATGCCCACATCCAAACGGGAATCGTCGATATAAAAATCCGGTGTATGGTGGGCGGCTGCTTTGGAGGGCTCCTGGTTCAGGGGCATGCCACCCAGGAAAAAGAAAAAGGCCGGGGCTTTATCGCCATAGAACGAAAAGTCTTCGGCACCGGTGGTCCAGTCGGCTTCTGCTACCTGTTGCTTTCCGGCAGCCGCTTCAATAGAAGGCAGCATGGCGCTTACCAGGGAAGGATTGTTATAGGTAACCTTGGTTTTGGTATCAATGCTGAGTTCGGCTGTTGCACCGGATGCTTCGGCTATTTTTTCGGCGGTCAGCTTCATGCGGGCATGTACATCTTTTTGCATTTTAGTGTCCAGTGTGCGTATGGTGCCTTCCATAATCAGCTCTTCCGGAATAATGTTACTGCGTACACCGCTGTGTATTTTGCCAACGGTAATTACTACCGGGGCTTTGGTTAATTCGCTCTGCCGGCTTACAATGGTTTGAAAGCCCTGTATGATCTGTGCAGCCACCACCACCGGGTCAATGCCACTCCAGGGCTGTGAGCCATGCGATTGTTTGCCTTTTACCTTTACGGTAAACCAGTCGCTGGAAGCCATTACACTGCCCGATTTGTATTTTATATGGCCTATAGGCGTTTGTGAATTGATGTGTAAACCAAATATGGCATCCACCTTCGGGTTATCCATCACGCCTTCTTTAATCATCAGCGGAGCGCCACCTTCTTCCGTGCCGGGTGGGCCTTCTTCTGCAGGTTGGAAAATGAACTTCACCGTGCCGGGAATATCCTTTTTCATGGCGGTTAATACTTCGGCGGTGCCTAATAGAATGGCTATATGGGTGTCGTGGCCACAGGCATGCATTACCGGCACTTTCTGTCCCAGGTAATCGGCCGAGTCCAGCGATTTAAAAGAGAGGTTGGCGCGTTCGTACACAGGCAGGGCATCTATATCGGCACGCAGGGCTATCACGGGGCCGGGTTTCCCCCCTTTTAATATAGCAACCACGCCGGTTTTGGCAATACCGGTTTGCACTTCCAGTCCCAGTTTTTTCAAATGGGCGGCTATAAAGGCGCTGGTATGGAATTCCCGGTTAGATAGTTCCGGGTGCTGGTGTATCTGGCGACGCCAGGCTATCACGGAGTCTTTAATGTGGGCTACATTTTTCTCTAAGTCTTTTGGTTGGGCAATAGCCATTACAGGCAGCATTGCCAGCAGTATCATAAGCCGGTAGTTCATAAGAGGAGTTCTGAATTTGGAGTAATATACTAAAAAGGTGGGAAATAGTATGCATGGGAAGCAGTATCCATTTGCCGGAGCAGTAGGGAAGTGGCAGGCACAAAAAAGGCGTTTAGTGTTCAAATGTCACTAAACGCCTTTTAATGGTATCAATATCTGTTTTAGTTGGTAGAGGTTTTATATTGGTAAACGAGGTTTTCGAGTACATTCATTTCTGCTTCTGTATCACCATTTTTAAAAATACAGGTTGCAGGTTGATTATCTGAGTTGTAAGTATAGGTGTAGGTATTCACTTCGTAAATCTCGTTTGGTGTATTTGCATCAGATAATGTTATTTTAGTGATGTTGTTCTTGCTGCCAAAGTAGAAGTCGTCAATGTAATACCATAATAAAGAACTGGCTACATTATAATAAGGATTGATTTTGTCATCATAAGAGTACTTATAAATAGTTTGAGGCGTATTGCCATTATACAATCTTATCATTTGGGTAATGTTGCCATTGGCCCAGGTAAATTGTCTGGATTCGCGAACAGTACCGTATTGGAATTCAAATACAGTGGCTACTGTGCCATCCTGGTTGTATACTAAAGAGTCATAGCGATCTTCAAATAAAACAGCTTTCAGTACCTGGCCATTGGCGTTGTATTCAAAAGTGTAATTCTTATCTGCGCCAATAAGTGCAGATGGCCTGTTATTCGTAAAAACAACAGAATCCGCCCAGGTTCCTGTTTCTGTAGAATCTTTTATTACCATTTTGTTGGCGCCATAGTTATAAGTATGTGCATATGCTCCTGTAGGGCCTGAATTTACCACTCTGTATAATTTGTTCACAGAAGTGCCTGTCTCCGGTGTGCTGTCATTTTTAGAACAGGAAGTAGTGGCTATTGCAAGCATTAATACGGGGACAAAGAAACGTTTCATATAGTGTTGTTTTATTTTTTGAATGATTTAATATGGATTTATTTAGTGGTTGTTTTATACTGATAGGTGAGGTTCTCCCACAACTTTAAATCTGATTGTATTTCTCCTGATTTAAATACACATGTAGTAGGAGTCTTGTCTTTGTTATAAGTATAGTTATACAGGTAGAAGAAAGAAGGAGTGCTCATCACACCATCTTGCAACTGAGTGAAGTTTTCATTTGTGAGATTGTTTTTGCTTCCGTAATAGGCATCGCGTACATATAGCCAGAATACAATATTTGCGCTTAGTTCATACCGGGGGTTAGTATTTGTATCATAGAAGTAGTTGGATGCAACGCCATTCATAGAAGAGCCCTGCCTTCTTATTTTTTGGGTAATGTTGTTGTTGGCGTCCCATTTGAATTCATCTGTTTCGTAAACGGTATCTACAAATGAAGTGTACATATAAATAGTGCTGAGTTGCCCTGCCTGGTTGTAGGCCAGCGAGTCATATCTCCTTTCCTGGTTGTTGGTAATTACTTTCACCACTTTACCGCTGTTGTTATACTCAAACGTATAATCTCTTTCCACTTTACCATTGTAGGTGGTAACCAGCCGCGTTAATACGTTGTTGGTGTAATAAGCTGTATCTAAATAATTGCCATTATAGCTAGAATCGAAAACTGACAGCAGTTTCGTTCCATCGTAGTTATAGATCTCTGCATAGGGATATTCACCTGTATTTACAATGCGATACAATTTGCTTATGGTGTCAGTATTGCCGGGATTGTTTGTGCCTGGGGTAGCTGTTGTGTCGGTGCCTGTGCCACCATTTTCATCAGTAGGGCTGCTATCTTTTTTGGTGCAGGCAATTGCCATCATTACCAGCAGGAGGGCTGGTAGGAAAACGTTCTTCATGTTTAATGTTTTTAAGGCTGCCAGTCGTTAGCTGACCTGTTTAGAATTGGCGCAAAGTAAATGTATTTATTAAATAAATATGTGTGAGTAAGGCGACGAACTATGGAAAAATGTTGTTAAAACCGGTAAAAAGCCGGATAAGTGGTAGTAGAGTTCGGTGAATACCGGTTTTTTTTCTAATGTAACAAATGTCACTGTGTATGTAAATGCAAAAGATCACATTTGCATCGGATTAAAAACAGGAAAAAACAGACTTATGATTATTGAACAAATATACACTGGTTGTTTAGCTCAGGGAGCTTACTACATACAGTCAGGTAATGAAGCTGCAATTATTGACCCATTGCGTGAAGTAAAACCTTATATAGCCAAAGCAAAGGCTAACGGGGCAACTATCAAGTATATATTTGAAACTCACTTCCATGCCGACTTCGTTTCAGGTCACGTGGATTTAGGTAAAGCAACCGGTGCACCTATCGTATACGGCCCTACAGCAAAGCCGAGCTTCGATTCGTACATTGGAAAAGATAACGAAGTTTTTAAAGTAGGGGATATCACCGTTACTTTATTACATACACCTGGCCATACTATGGAATCGAGCTGTTACCTGTTAAGCGATGCTGATGGTACACCTAAAGCTTTATTCTCCGGCGATACCTTGTTCATTGGCGATGTGGGGCGCCCCGATCTGGCTCAGAACATGGGCGGTACTTCCAAAGAGCAATTGGCTGGTTTGATGTTTACTACTTTACGTAACAGAATTATGCCTTTGAACGATGATATTATCGTTTATCCTGCACACGGTGCCGGTAGCGCCTGTGGCAAAAACATGAGTAAAGAAACTTCTGATACATTAGGCCGTCAAAAGCAGAACAACTATGCTTTACGTGCGGATATGACACAGGAAGAGTTTATTAAAGAAGTAACTACCGGTTTAATGCCGCCACCTGCTTATTTCCCCATCAATGTAATGATGAACAAAGAGGGATATGAGAATATTGATGTGGTAGTACAACACGGCACCCGTTTATTAAGTCCTGATCTGTTTGAAACAGCCGCCAACGAAACCGGTGCGTTATTACTGGATACCCGTAAGGCGCAGGACTTTGCAGCAGCGCATGTGCCAAACTCTATTAACATAGGTATTGACGGTAGTTTTGCCCCATGGGTAGGCGCGCTGTTACTGGATATGAAACACCCTGTTTTATTAATTACCGATGAAGGCAGGGAAGAAGAAGTGGTTACCCGCTTAGCCCGTGTAGGTTATGATAACGCTATTGGTTGTCTGGAAGGCGGTGTGGCCGCATGGAAGGCAGCTGGTAAAGAAGTGGACGCTGTAGTATCTATTACCCCTGATTCTTTTGCGGATGCATTGGATGCAGATGGTGGTATTGCAATATTGGATGTAAGAAAGCCGAATGAATATAACTCCGGACATATTCCTACAGCAGAAAGTATGCCGCTGGATTTCATCAACGATACCATGAACCAGTTAGATAAAGACAAAGGATATTATGTTCATTGCCAGGGCGGTTACCGCTCTATGATCTTCATCTCTATTTTAAAAGCGAGAGGATATCATAACCTGATTGACGTTCAGGGCGGAATGGGAGCTATTAAAGCAACCAACAGGTTTACATTGCAATAATTATAGTTTTAAGAACGAGTACAGAAAGAGGGCATATGTTTTTACATATGCCTTTTTTTAGTGCTACTTCCAGCCAATCATGTTACCGTTTGGACCGATCATTACTATACGGTTGCTGCTGTTGCCTTCCACACCGTCGAGGCCATCTTCGCCATCATGTGGCAATGGTTTTTTCTTATAGCCGGTAAGAGAGCGGCCTTTGCCACCGTCGCCACCCTGGCCGCCAATACCACCGAAGTTGGAAAAGGTCATGCACCGGTTATTGACATAAGGGATAGCCGTAGAGTCAACATGCACGGTAATATATCCGGCATCGCCACCATCCCCTCCATCGCCACCATTCCCCCCGCACATGTTGCGGTAGCTGGCCTTTATTTTACCTTTACTGCCTTTGCCGCCGTCGCCACCATCACCGCCATCCGATACTATTTTAATTTTGCCGTAACGGGGGTTTACAAAATACTCTATGGTGCTTTGTGCATCGCCGGGAACTCCAACTATAAAATGGAGGATAATGGAGTCGCCAGAGCGTAAAGCATCAATTTTTACCAGCAGATCGGGGCCGCGAAATCCCTTTTTCCCATCCAGGCCATTATTGCGGCCATGAAACATGCGTTGAAAGAAAGTGAGCTCTTGGGCGTTTTTTCCGGGGTCGGCCTTTTCAGGTTTATACCCGGCCCACTGGTGCATATTTACCTTGGCATAATTGATGAAAGGATTGGGACGGGTGGTATCCCTTCGTATCTGGGCATGAGCAATGACGACCTGGAACAGGCATATGTGTAACAATACAGGAAAGCAAAGCTTCATTGCCGGAATTATTGGTTGGTTAAGGGGCTGTTTGCAGTATACAAACATGTTTGTTTTTCAAATGTATTAAAAACAGCTCAAGAAAGCTGTGTAGGAGGGGGAAAACTGCCAGGCTACTGCTGATAATAGCATAATACATATTACATTAGCCCTATGAAAATCCCTAAACAGTTAGTATTGGCAGTTGTTTTTTGCGGCTGCACTTCCTTATTTGCCCAACAGCCTGTAGCTGCACCGGCGAAGGATACCACCAGGCCTAAAAGATTTGATACGGTACAGGTGCAGGCTTCTTTTCCGGGTGGAGATGATGCCTGGAGAAAGTTCCTGGAAAATAACCTCGATGGCGATGTGCCGGTGAGAAAAAAGGCCCCGGCAGGGTTGTACAAAGTGTTATTGAGCTTTCTGGTGGGTAAAGATGGCAAGGTGTATGAAGTGAAAGTGGAAGAAGACCCTGGTTTTGGAACAGCCGCCGAAGCGCTTCGGGTTTTTAAAAAATCGCCCCGTTGGAACCCGGCCATAGTTGATGATAAACCTGTCATTTACCGGCAAAGGCAATCTATTACCTTTTTTGTAGAAGAAGAGGTGGAGCCGGTGAAAAAGAAAAAAAGAGACTAATATACAAACGGCCCCATCGGGGCCGTTTTGCTATGATATAGTTGGAAGGATTTAATAATTGCGTAGCCCCAGCCGGTGATTTTCGTAATCAAGCATATAGCCGTTCTTTAAAAAATACTCCAGGCTGATGATGGAAATATCACTTCCCGATGCGATGGGGTTTTCTATATAAGTAAGGTAATCGGAAGAGGTAATGCTATAGTTATAGTTAAAACCAGCCGATTTGGTGGTAACCGAAACTGCAGTGTTCACCGGTAATAAAGTAGGGGTGGTGGAAGCGGTGTTGTCTTCCATGTACGAATAAGGTTCGGTTCCGGTGTCAAATACTGCATAAGCGGTATTCACTGTTTTGCTGCCGTAAGTGTAGCTGGAAGGAATGATGACCGAATACCCGTAACCGCTTACGGGGGTAAGGGTATGCTGGGTAAAGCCCGATTCATTCAGGTCTGTAGCGCTCAGTCCCAGTGTAATCACATCCGGCACATAGGTGCCTGCCAGCGAAAAATTACTGGTTCCCAATGCTTCCATCTTAAATCCTTTGGTAAGTCCCGCAGCAGGGGTGTAAGTGCTGAACGGGCTGGCTACATAACCCCCATTGGAAAAGGTGACATCATATTCTGTATTCACTCCAAAAATGTCAAAGGAGCCGGTGCTTAACATGTTGCCGGCATTGTCTACTCCTTTGTAATACAAAAAGAAAGGCAGCCGTTGTATGGTAACCGTATTGCCATGATCGCCAACGGTAACATTGGCATAAGCCAAGTTGCCATATACTTTTTCGGTGGTGCTGTTATCGGCCCCATAGGTAATGGAAGAGGTTTGGTTGGTAATGGTGATGCCGTTGACTACCGTAGAGTCGCCGGTGAAATTAAACCCGCTGCTGGTGATCATAGAAGCGGGCAATACTTCGTGCGCATCTATCACCATGCCGCCCGAACCGGTATCAAATATCAAATATTCGTTTACCGTTTGGGTGCCTATTTTAGGCACAGGGATAAACAATAGTTTGTAAATGGAAGAATCTGCTTCGTACAGTCCCAGCTTCACGGCACTGTTGCTGCTGGTAGTGGCTGAACTGTTTACTTCCGTTTTTTTACAGGAAGCGAATAAAAGCAGAAGACCTGCGCTAAGCAGGATATGGAAACGGATATTCATGAGGGGTAATTGTGGTGAGGGAAAAGGAGCTGATTAGTGTTTAATGTGATGGTGATGGGTAATCCGGTGTCTTTTAAAGAATACAGCTTTGTTGCGTATCATTTGTGCCGATACGGTAGTGATGCCCTGGCTAACCAGCAACATCAGGAGGATGACCTTTGCCATTTTCATAAATAAACAAGTTTATGTGGTATTGAAACGTAGCGGGAGAGCGTAAAATTGTGCCCCTTTTGCGGGTGACAGGCTAAAGAACGATGAACAGGAGCATGACATCTTTCACGGCATGGGTTTCGTCGGCACATATCGGAGACAAAAAAGCCAACAAGATACAGCAGGGCTGTCTTCTGTTGGCTTTTTTGTCTCCGGAAGGGAGGATATAATGGAGTTACAGGCTATTTTGCCGGTTACCGGAAAGCACAGAAATGGAAATCGGGTTTATCTTGCTCATCATAATAGCAATCATCTGCTCCGGCTTCTTTTGCGCGCATAAAGCAGTAGGGCCTTCAAAAAGTTCATCAATAGTCTGTTTCCACAATTCCAGCCATTTGCCAAAATGCGCTTGCTGCAAGGGGTGCTTTTGGTTTATTTCCACATGCTTTAGCACGGGGTTGCCTTTATAAGACGCTTCGCCCAGCAATACAGATTCCCAGAAGCTATACATACGTGGCAGGTGGGTATTCCAGTTAACAGGTATTATCTCACTGAAAAAGAAACCAATATTGGGGTCTTCT encodes the following:
- a CDS encoding ATP-binding cassette domain-containing protein; its protein translation is MIQVQSLSKSYGKHAVLQNINLTFKRGEVNGIAGENGAGKTTLFKCIAALETYEGQVQYDGGVLKNVTGFLPATPFFMSRLTGYEYLKLVSNARGVDKNINESNLFDLPLQEYAENYSTGMQKKLALTGLLLQQNELFILDEPFNGVDIHSNIIIREIIERLKQLNKIVIMSSHIFSMFNESCDYLHHLKGGVIKQSVSKGQFAKVEEEMKGEGIGNRITQLLG
- a CDS encoding NAD(P)-dependent oxidoreductase produces the protein MIAFLGTGLLGGNFVRALIKKGNEVQVWNRTAAKATALEADGAKAFENAADAVKGAARIHITLKDDASVNEVLAQALPGLQPGAVIIDHTTTSIEGAVERTQHWQQQGFTYLHVPVFMGPANALEGTGFMLVSGNQEVIQQWESTLAGMTGKVLNFGPEEGKAAGMKLTGNAFLVTLTGGLADTLTLAKSMGVSLSEVATLFDNWNPGALLPARLQRMGGGKYDTPSWELNMARKDTQLFLDAAQQGGVNLTVIPAVAALMDQFIARGHGNNDWTVIGKDAVS
- a CDS encoding amidohydrolase, whose translation is MNYRLMILLAMLPVMAIAQPKDLEKNVAHIKDSVIAWRRQIHQHPELSNREFHTSAFIAAHLKKLGLEVQTGIAKTGVVAILKGGKPGPVIALRADIDALPVYERANLSFKSLDSADYLGQKVPVMHACGHDTHIAILLGTAEVLTAMKKDIPGTVKFIFQPAEEGPPGTEEGGAPLMIKEGVMDNPKVDAIFGLHINSQTPIGHIKYKSGSVMASSDWFTVKVKGKQSHGSQPWSGIDPVVVAAQIIQGFQTIVSRQSELTKAPVVITVGKIHSGVRSNIIPEELIMEGTIRTLDTKMQKDVHARMKLTAEKIAEASGATAELSIDTKTKVTYNNPSLVSAMLPSIEAAAGKQQVAEADWTTGAEDFSFYGDKAPAFFFFLGGMPLNQEPSKAAAHHTPDFYIDDSRLDVGIQVFCQLVFDYAGKSALVTK
- a CDS encoding MBL fold metallo-hydrolase, whose translation is MIIEQIYTGCLAQGAYYIQSGNEAAIIDPLREVKPYIAKAKANGATIKYIFETHFHADFVSGHVDLGKATGAPIVYGPTAKPSFDSYIGKDNEVFKVGDITVTLLHTPGHTMESSCYLLSDADGTPKALFSGDTLFIGDVGRPDLAQNMGGTSKEQLAGLMFTTLRNRIMPLNDDIIVYPAHGAGSACGKNMSKETSDTLGRQKQNNYALRADMTQEEFIKEVTTGLMPPPAYFPINVMMNKEGYENIDVVVQHGTRLLSPDLFETAANETGALLLDTRKAQDFAAAHVPNSINIGIDGSFAPWVGALLLDMKHPVLLITDEGREEEVVTRLARVGYDNAIGCLEGGVAAWKAAGKEVDAVVSITPDSFADALDADGGIAILDVRKPNEYNSGHIPTAESMPLDFINDTMNQLDKDKGYYVHCQGGYRSMIFISILKARGYHNLIDVQGGMGAIKATNRFTLQ
- a CDS encoding energy transducer TonB, whose translation is MKIPKQLVLAVVFCGCTSLFAQQPVAAPAKDTTRPKRFDTVQVQASFPGGDDAWRKFLENNLDGDVPVRKKAPAGLYKVLLSFLVGKDGKVYEVKVEEDPGFGTAAEALRVFKKSPRWNPAIVDDKPVIYRQRQSITFFVEEEVEPVKKKKRD
- a CDS encoding pepsin/retropepsin-like aspartic protease family protein, with amino-acid sequence MNIRFHILLSAGLLLLFASCKKTEVNSSATTSSNSAVKLGLYEADSSIYKLLFIPVPKIGTQTVNEYLIFDTGSGGMVIDAHEVLPASMITSSGFNFTGDSTVVNGITITNQTSSITYGADNSTTEKVYGNLAYANVTVGDHGNTVTIQRLPFFLYYKGVDNAGNMLSTGSFDIFGVNTEYDVTFSNGGYVASPFSTYTPAAGLTKGFKMEALGTSNFSLAGTYVPDVITLGLSATDLNESGFTQHTLTPVSGYGYSVIIPSSYTYGSKTVNTAYAVFDTGTEPYSYMEDNTASTTPTLLPVNTAVSVTTKSAGFNYNYSITSSDYLTYIENPIASGSDISIISLEYFLKNGYMLDYENHRLGLRNY
- a CDS encoding group III truncated hemoglobin, which codes for MKKDIENSADIQLLVNTFYDKVKEDPNIGFFFSEIIPVNWNTHLPRMYSFWESVLLGEASYKGNPVLKHVEINQKHPLQQAHFGKWLELWKQTIDELFEGPTALCAQKKPEQMIAIMMSKINPISISVLSGNRQNSL